ATGGAATGTTGCAAGCCTTTCTGCTGAAACATTTAAACAATTGGGTTGTTGGTATATATTGTCACAAGGCAAGTTATTATACccttataaaataatagtatatgTGTATTCAATGTTTCCTTGTCATTCTGGTTTTTTCAGTAAGTAAAGGTAGAAATTTGAAATTGtgttagttttcaatttttagcTGCAAAGATAAATTGAGTGTTCCTCTTGTCAGCAGCATTGGTAGCGAAGTTGATAGTGTTCAGTGAATGTTTTCTGGTGGATATGATATTCAAACTAATATATATTGTCCACTTAATATATAAGTGTGTTGGTATGTGTATGTATTGAAAGATTGTAATTATACGTAATTATCCATATttggatgaatttgaggtactgaacaaaatttaaacatttggtTGGAGTCAAacactatttttaatttggtttgttttattcataaattgattttagttgagATTGACTTTAGGTGATTGACTTCTATTTGGTGCAAATAGTGTGACCATATAGCAGAGGGATTGACACttccttttgttgtttttctttttctttgctgTTTTATACATcctttttatcttaaaatttcattttttgactcgggaaataaatgaagaaaatattgaCTGAGTTAAATATTTATGGTATCCATCCTACTTTATGTGATACACTGTTGAGTACATTTTGATTTCTCAACTGGTGATTGTTTTAACTCTGAATGAATAGATCAGTTCTGTTTGATAGTCTGCACATCTGCGTGCTGTGCTTAGgtaaataaaatgtttgatGATTTTTCATAGtgtattattctttttgtgTGGATAAAAATCTAACAAAACCTGTACTCAAAGCAGCAGTTTATGCTTAACTTAAGTAAGTGAATATCATCCTTTGAGAATGAGAATGagactttatttatttatttctttttgtgaattgtcatgaaaataatattaattgttctCTTAGATCTGATTAGCTGAATAATTGCAGGTTATTAGATTATCTGCTGCCACCCAGGAATACACGGAGTCCATCATCTGTAATGTTCATGGTGTTAATCCGAAATTTCTTGAGATTGGTGAAAAAAAGAAGGAGCAACAACAGGAGGGAGTCAAGGCCTTTACCAAAGGTGCTTACTTTATTGGAAAGATGATATGGAGCAAAGGATATAAGGAATTACTCCAACTTCTTCAAAATCATCAGCAAGCGTTATCTGAACTTGAGATTGATTTATTTGGCAATGGCGAGGACTCAGACGAAGTTCAGAAAGCTGCAGAAAAGTTGCAAATGACAGTTAGAGTTAACCCAGGTCGTGATCACGCGGATGCTCTATTTCATGAGTAAGTTCCCTGCTTATCTTCAAACATCATCATGTttgactttcattttatttatatatgttcaatgttttaattatttgtaataaaacaGTGGTGCTTAATTTGGAAAGGAAAGAAGTAAATGGGAATCTGCATTTTAGTATTCAGTTGGAGTTAATTGATCAAATATAGAAACCATAACATTAAGTAAGTCACTTTAGGTTAAACGATAAGAATATCTGATTCTGATTTTCATACAGAGTAGTTTTCTGATCCTTGTGAGCTCCTCCAAACCCTTTAGTCTTTTGTACAGGATTTGATGATAATCTCCTTCCAAAAGTGGGAAATATGTTGAACTATTACAAGAAATATTGCACATTGTGAACATTAGTTTGCAAGTATGAAAATCATTCTGTTATTTGTTAGAAACAACCAATTTTGCCTCTGTCTTATCATACTTCATATTTGTTTCTCTTGGTTATCAGTTTGTCACCTCGTCAGCCTTATTAAGATTTATATAGTTGAGCATTGCATAGATGTAACTATAAGCTGATAATATCTTAGCCTATGATATTTTGCCACCATATAATCAATTATGAGTATAAAAGTcagttttcttcattttctccattctttttttaaacattttgcaTAGTCTTTCTAATTATCCTATCTGTAATGAAATTCCTATTAAGTACCAAGGAAAACATATGTATGCTAACACTCCACTTCATTTCGTCAGTTACAAATTGTTTCTTAATCCAAGCACAACAGATGTGGTTTGCACAACAACAGCAGAAGCTTTAGCAATGGGTAAAATTGTTGTGTGTGCCAATCATCCCTCCAACGAGTTTTTCAAGCGGTTTTCAAATTGTTGGACATTCAATAACAGCGATGAATTTGTTAAACTTATACTCAAGGCATTGGATGAAGAGCCTGCACAGCCTACTAATGCTGAGAGACGTGAACTCTCTTGGGAGGCTGCGACAAATCGGTTTCTTAAGGCTGCCGGCATGAACAACCCATTAGATAAAACGTTGTCAAGAAATTCTTCAATCTTTATGGCTGCCTCATTAAATTTGCAGCAGACAGTAGATGGAGCATCAGCATATGTGCATCATGTAGCTTCTGGGTTTGAGGTATCAAGAAGATTCTTTGGTGCTATTCCACATACTTTGCAGCCAGATGAAGAGCTACGCAAGGAACTTGGGTTGACTAATGCtgtcacaaaagaaaaaaattgatgttgTAATGCTGTGATATTAGTGTAGAGATTGTTTGTTTTGTGCCTAAAATGTTTGTTGCAAATAGTCTCTTCCTAGCCTTGGTGGAAAATGTTTGGTGTTTGGAACATATATATCTGAAGAAAGGCATTCCTGTAAGTGTAGCATTAGAATGTGTCCATCTATTACACAGCTTCTATTGATCCAAgtgatatcaatttataaattattatgaataatttattgCAAAGGAATATTTTTAAGAggatatttataactttttcttaggaagttaaaaataaaagttttaaataaattatataagagAATTTCTAAAAAGTAGTTCATacatagatttttttaattttatctttttaatatttttatataaaaatattatatatatatatatatatatatatatgtgtgtgtgaaaaaatatatattaatttgtgcATACATACATGCACATATTTGtgtctaatatttttattatgacaataaataaataattttaataagtattactaaaattataagaaaaatgtatatttagaaaataatcataaacaatattttatatattaattattgtttgaaatctttttatctaatagaaactaaaatttatctatcataaaaatactaataataagtgaagaaaaaatataaaatataaaattaaaaaaaatccaatctattatatatatatatatatatatatatatatatatatatatatatatatatatattttgttgttatCTCACCGAATGAAGACGACTTAACATTATTCACCCCACCGAAtgaaatggaaaaaataatatactaagAAGATTgtgtcataattatttttaaaacaattttaatattctttcatctcaaatgaaaaataaattccaataacatttatgtttagtttttaaataaaaatttgtaatatactTTGACacattgttaaattttatgttaatataaatattattttctatttctcataaacaaagttttttaaacaataataaaataataattattaatatttacacaTGAACGGAGAGAGATTCTTCAAAAacagataataatattattaacaatttaaagtgatattttttagttttgtaagtTTTTATAATGCATATACAAACATTTAgtgaattattttgaatatggtATAATTATCTGTTTCTTGCTTGTGGAACACAAAGAGTAAAAAATTAATTGCTACATccaaattacataaaatataaaattgagatTGAAATACTTAAACTTCTGACATGCGTGAGAGgtacataaattattaataataattattattgtattcaAATATAGAATTGATTTCTCACTTATCATCAAAATCAGCTTAAAAGGGAAATCAATTAAGTTAAGATGAAAGAGAAATATAGTAGTAAATATAGTAACTCAAATAAACAATGACATGTCATAAGATAATTTAATCCACATTACATACATAAATAAatgcatttaatttaaaagcTGTCATATTAAGTGTCTGATAGGTTTATCAAATTGTATAATATCTactttagaaattatttatttaagaactTATGATTGCTTAGTTGTGTGAAGATCTCACATGAAAATTAGATTAGAAATATGCTCAAATTAATCTTGATTTTGGACACTTCAACAACTGTAAGAACGACGTCGTATTATTGGACCAGCAACCTCAGATCGGACCTAACATTATTTAAACAAGCAACTGTTGTTTCCATAATCTGGTCTGGCGCCTCAGAATCCCAGAAACTATCAGCAAAACGACGAAACTACTTCCAACCCAGTTTTTCAAATTCATGTGCAAAATCCCACCACGAAGTGCCGTTTGCAATTTGTGCAGTGTTTCATGCACTGAACACGTTATGGTCATTCCTCAGCATGGAATGTATGACACGTACTCAAAACAAGCTTTACTCATTACCCCACTGTTGTTTTTACTTAGTTTGGACCATTTGCAGGTATAAATTTGCCATCTTTGATACTACTTTGCTGTGGATTCTGCTGCTTGAGGCTCTGCAACAAAAAGGGGGTTTCAAGCTTATGTTTAATTCCTCAATCAATAGCTTCATTGATCCTCTGAGG
This region of Vigna unguiculata cultivar IT97K-499-35 chromosome 5, ASM411807v1, whole genome shotgun sequence genomic DNA includes:
- the LOC114185538 gene encoding digalactosyldiacylglycerol synthase 2, chloroplastic, whose protein sequence is MDKKEHIAIFTTASLPWLTGTAVNPLFRAAYLCKGGERDVTLVIPWLTLKDQGLVYPKNVTFASPKEHEEYICQWLEERVGFSPGFSIRFYPAKFSIDKRSILAVGDISEIIPDEVADIAVLEEPEHLTWYHHGKRWKTKFRLVIGIIHTNYLEYVKRENNGMLQAFLLKHLNNWVVGIYCHKVIRLSAATQEYTESIICNVHGVNPKFLEIGEKKKEQQQEGVKAFTKGAYFIGKMIWSKGYKELLQLLQNHQQALSELEIDLFGNGEDSDEVQKAAEKLQMTVRVNPGRDHADALFHDYKLFLNPSTTDVVCTTTAEALAMGKIVVCANHPSNEFFKRFSNCWTFNNSDEFVKLILKALDEEPAQPTNAERRELSWEAATNRFLKAAGMNNPLDKTLSRNSSIFMAASLNLQQTVDGASAYVHHVASGFEVSRRFFGAIPHTLQPDEELRKELGLTNAVTKEKN